The Mytilus trossulus isolate FHL-02 chromosome 3, PNRI_Mtr1.1.1.hap1, whole genome shotgun sequence genome contains a region encoding:
- the LOC134709946 gene encoding E3 ubiquitin-protein ligase TRIM33-like, whose amino-acid sequence MASSGRDHCTLCYDDDGSSREAVTWCTECEVLLCTGCEKHHTKSKASKDHKTMSTKDYHNLPKFMLEISSQCRDHKKKFELYCSFHACPCSVQCITDKHKKCQDLKPLSDILKQVKSSASVQLLEKDLKNVKENLEEIIKYLISRMNTSNSQKTKAAEQIRSMRKLIDDFLNKLEQKILDDLESKHSQLKSKMNTFLHQLKTQADQISQLQSEFSKMTQYATDLQMHVGLREIEKTTSQAAKYIDELKSGDQFEEKNMEVFISSDLQSISKVVKSFGDINININQSTLRLNARRKDQAQNLVPTVPRIEDSKPYLFRALKTSEDVKSPLPSVCML is encoded by the coding sequence ATGGCCTCATCAGGTAGGGACCATTGCACCCTTTGTTATGATGATGATGGATCATCTAGAGAAGCTGTCACATGGTGCACAGAATGTGAGGTGCTCCTATGTACAGGCTGTGAAAAACATcacacaaaatcaaaagcatcTAAAGACCATAAAACTATGTCGACTAAAGACTACCATAACTTACCAAAATTCATGTTAGAAATAAGTAGCCAGTGCAGAGACCACAAGAAAAAGTTTGAACTCTATTGTTCGTTCCATGCCTGTCCCTGCAGTGTACAGTGCATCACTgataaacacaaaaaatgtcaaGACCTGAAACCCCTGTCAGATATCCTGAAGCAAGTAAAATCATCTGCCTCAGttcaacttttagaaaaagatttGAAGAATGTTAAGGAAAACTTAGAGgagattataaaatatttgataagcCGGATGAACACAAGCAATAGTCAGAAAACAAAGGCTGCAGAACAAATTCGATCTATGAGGAAGTTGATAGATGATTTCTTAAACAAATTAGAACAAAAAATTCTTGATGACCTAGAATCAAAGCATTCACAGCTGAAATCTAAGATGAACACTTTCCTACACCAACTGAAAACACAAGCTGATCAGATAAGCCAATTGCAAAGTGAGTTTTCTAAAATGACACAATATGCAACTGACCTTCAAATGCATGTTGGTCTGAGAGAAATTGAGAAAACTACATCACAAGCAGCAAAATACATAGATGAATTAAAAAGTGGAGACCAATTTGAAGAAAAGAACATGGAGGTATTCATCTCATCTGACCTTCAATCAATTTCAAAAGTGGTCAAATCATTTGGtgatatcaatatcaatatcaacCAATCTACTCTTCGACTAAATGCCAGAAGAAAAGATCAAGCGCAGAACTTAGTGCCAACTGTTCCTAGAATTGAAGACAGTAAACCATACCTGTTTAGAGCTCTGAAAACTTCAGAAGATGTGAAATCTCCCTTGCCATCTGTATGTATGTTATAA